The genome window tgtcTCTGGTCTTTCgtgcaattgaattttttttattcatttctggtatttttattttgcaattttcgCAGTGacattgaaaacaattttttttttctgtacatGATGACAGAGTACACTAGGTACTAGATGTGATATGTACAGTCTACGTCGTTCTCCATCCAAATATTTACATCTCCCTCCCACCCCAGAATTTTATCGTCTTGGTTGTGAttcacattatttttataCTCACAAGTTGCTCGATTATCGCTAAAATCAGTTGCATATTCAATACTTTATCTCCAGGCGATATTTCCATTACAAAAGTTATATTGTTAAATGAACTGAAATTTTTACCTTgacattttccattaatttccgAAATATTGGCAATATCAATCGATCAATGAATTTCTCTCTGGTGATTATTTATCTGTTACTCATAAAATATCCAATGAGTTCAAAAAGCCATCTCtgcacataaataaataaaattaaattgacgtAAAATggggataaaaataatatcatcGTATGCAATTCCCTTCTCAATTGAACAATAAACTAATGAATCAACGGACGAGCAAATTCCCGAAAACAGACTGACAACAACctgttaaatgaaaaataaaaacagtttATGCCATGTGAATAACGCTAATCcaattaaatcaaattaataaaattaaattaacgtCGAATgcggatgaaaaataatatcattGCATCCAATTCCACCAATTACCCCCGTAATTACTCGACTGGCTAATAAACTAATGAATCAACGAGGGCACGTATTGCCGTGGAAAACCATAGGAAAAGCACAAGAAGTCATTAAATGAAAAAccccattaaattttcattcttccaaataacacaaaaattcattttgactTGTGAGGGCTCTCTCCACTACACATTTAACGAGAGTCGGACGTGCAAAGCGGTGGAAACAATTTGTCAATTTGAAAGCGCAATTAGTGAATTGCAGCGATAAAAATACACGGATGTTCGTTTTAATTCGATTAAGACCAATTGACCTCGGCAACACtcgtgaaaagaaaaaaaaaaacatatatatTTTCAGAGCCTCCAACGTATTTACCCCCTCCGAGGGGccttttcacaattttcatctCTAAAAAACTGTCAAACACTTTAATCTACGATCAGTGATTTTTGTTACGAAAATAGGAGTTTTTCATTTTGGAAATGATCTTGTggtaaatttattcaataataaaaggcGCTCATTGCGGTGGGGGTGATCCCGTATGTGGGTAGTCGGTCTGTTGACGTATAAATACACGACTGAGCGATCGCTCAAGCTTAGTAACGCTTTATCTTATATCGAGACGACTTCGTCAAGAGAGAATAACCAGTTTATCAAACTCGCGGTGTGTGAACAAgtactcattaaaaataatcattaatcaTTGAATATTGTTCGTTATTTTGATGTTCAATTGGTGGCGTCCGTCGCAATTCCGAGGAAAACAAAGTGCTTAAGACCCGGGAATAAATGACAAGtggattaattgattttatgacCAATGGATACTAAAGACTAACGAAAAATGCTGCCGGACAGAAGTGAACCCACGGACGTGAAGCGAGAGTGAAAAgttatttggattttttttactcttcgtTTCCATGGGGTTTTGTTTCACGATTGTTAATCCGAAATAAATGAGAGGAAATCGGCCTCGTCAAGGCCGACTGGATACCAGCGACAAATCAAGACGATTTGTGGGTATGTTAACCTCGGAAGGGCGTGGATTTATATCCCTCTGACGATTGTATACGCCTCGTTTCatcattcctttctgtttatCACCAACGAAAAGTCGACGGAAATAttggatgaataattaaattgattggatgaactattgaaaatttcctgcaGTCTCCGGAAaatcattacaaaaattcccagtgaattatatcaaataaaaatcagcaccactaaaatacacaaaaaacaacaaaaaaaaacatgccaAACACACTGAGTAGGAATCGTCAACTGCTGGGgaattattcataaatgttTATGGTAAATTAACAGCGTTTGAATCCCCGAAAAATCATACGTCTCCGAAATAACAATTCGGCCGACGAATgaatgttaaaataaaaaaaactcatcaaCTGGGTACAGGCCAACGCTCTGTCCCGGAGTGAAAAGGCGGTCGCGAGCCTGTAGGTCGGCTTTCACCCGGTGTATTTGCCACCAGGTTGTAGCTGTAGCCCACGGCATACCTCCAGTGAGTGCAGTATTGTCGGGCCGAGCGGATCGCAATGACGCTCGCCAACAtataaagacaaaaaaaacaacataACGTGATACCACAAAGGACGGTGGGACATTATTCAAGTGTTTGAAATCATAGCATGGAAATGTACATCACAGAGGCACCAGGTAGTGGCCAGACTGGCCAAAAATTCGCCTCAACAAATTCAATTCCTCTTGCTATCGAGGAATCATCGGAAAAATTACCGTCAATATTGCTGCGCGACACGAAGGGCCGACGGCACAGTGTTCTCGATGATCTACGTGCCAGGAGGGACAGCCTGTTCCAACGTGCAAGACGCAGCAGCATATTCGAGGATAAGGAGAATAAAAAGGACAAGGAGAACAAGAGGAACGATGATAAGAAGGAAAAAAGAAGAAGCAGTGAGGGCAATCGACGGGGCTCGGTGTTCTATGTGTCTGATGATTTGCTTGAGGAGAATCCTGACACAATGAAGGAGGAGATTGAGGTGAAAAAGGGACGTAGGAAGTCGTGGCATCCGTTGGTTAAGCCACCCAAGGCCGATAGGAAGAGGAAAAAAGGCCTCACTGGTATAACAGCTGATGTTGGTAGTACTGAGGGACTCTATGGAGGCAGACAGAAGAGGCTGTCTTGgtggaatatttttgttcCTGATTCTGTCACGAGGTACACATTTTCCATTATCACAGCATTCGTAATTCATAACAGAGATGTTACGCTTTTCTGTTGAATTATTTGAGCgaatgttttttctttttacttTTATCAATGATTTATTAACTCGGGGGATTGTCGAGTGGAAGTCCATGGATAGGGtatttcatcaatttgttttcttttattgcatcattcatttttttttttgtaaatattcctCATTTGGATGGCAAATTAGTTGGTTAAAtcgtttgaataaaaatgtagtTATTCAATCAAGTTAAATTATATTAGTCTTTGAATtccctcaatttattttatcaatgaaaaatcattcttaatttgattttaatgaataactaTTTTTAGAAAGCAATAGTGTTGCATCCGGAATTTCTATTCAACGACACTATTTTTAGTGTTCGAATAAATAGTGACTATGATTCATTTCAAGATAGGCGCTCCCAATTTCGATATAAACTTATTTATCCAATTAATTTATATCTCATTAGTTCCCTAATTTAcccaattattttatattgtgaaaaaatgatgattctttattcaattttaatggaGAATTATTCGTTGAAatggttttgtttttttcacgTATTTTTCAACGCGGAATTCTcatttaacaataattattgctATTGTTAATGTTCAGAagtgaaaatgattttacgagtaagaaaaaaataaacattaaaCTCGGTTCGTTCGTTACATTCAATTATCGATTTTGCTCTCAACATATTTCTCTTTCGTCGAAATAATTCATAAGAAATCGGTTGACCCTGAAACACTACAATGTTTTCAAACTGCATAATAAACGTATCAACGACGATTGCTCGATTGACTCAAGCatctgcaatatttttttctccgctgTGTAGGACCATAAATGTCTATTTGTGAGGGAAGCACGTGACATGTTTAATTGGCTCGAGATAAACTCGTCGCATGCCAGTGAAACGTGAATTGTTAAGTTATTGGAATAAATAGTCAATGGGGGGAATGAGCCACGCAGACGACCGGCCGGAAAAATCTTCCAAGTCGGATGGATCTTCTTTATTCTTCGGTCAGTAATTTCCTTGTGCTGAAATCCAACGGTCGCGTTATTAACGTCATCACGACGAGCCtcttattttcaatttcccaaCTGTTTTATTAACGTCACGATGATTAACttcgggaagaaaaaaatctggttTTAGCTGAAATTCCCGGGAATGTCTTCAGTTATTACACGAAGATTTTTCTTGAGCATCGGAAGAAGTTCGATTTATTGCAATTTTAATTACCTTTGCATCATTCTGTGCAGGAAACGGTGAATTACGCACGCAGGCGTGTCCGGAAATAATAGGCTTCCCATTCAGTCCAACAATATCTTCCGAAAATATTTCCTGAAAAGATTCTAATTATCATTAACTTTTGATGGAGCCTCTCATAATGTTGTCAATTGTAATGAGTCATTTGTCTTATTTGGCTTctagaataatatttttcctgtCCATGAACTTCTCAGTTATTTCCTCAAAAAATGATCCATTCGTTTCACACCAttcgtgaataaattttttttccctcccaatCAAGATTTTCGCTCCTCCCATGAATAATTTTGCAGAAAAAGGTCAAGCAATTCACTCTCCGTAATTTAcgagttgataaaaaaatcgaatatcgcATAGTTAAAATTTGCAAATCACACAATTCCCTGACGATACTATCTCAATGTCACACTGACCTTCTGTATGCATTTTTGATCAATGGTTTTACCACCGAAGTGATGTGTCATTACCTAGCGATTTGCTTCCGCCACTGTTGCATCAACTacgaaatttatttcataagCTGTCTACCTTTTTACCTATTTTTGCACCATGTTTTTCTCCTTTATCGAGTTATTTCATTCATGCAATTTAATCAAACTCTTATTGACATGATATCCATCAATACAATGAGcctgagaaaaaatatctacTTAGATGATTAATTGTTAGAAGAGCCGAGCTCTTATTTAGCTCAGATACGAATCCTCTCCGGATCAAAACATCAATCAGAGATAATTCAAATTCCGGTTATGTCAAGCAATGAACAGAAAGCTGTTACTGTTATTTATCCGAGAAAATGTGAAGTTCTTGGTTTACATTCacaattattcaatgaaatcgtgtgaaattattgaaatatcgattcagaaaaaaatgagatttcTTTTCTGCGAAATCTCCGAGGATAAATGATGACTTTCACTCGGAGATATTACGCTATACCTGTCCACAGAATGATGAGCAATATCTAAGGTTATTTGGAGAAATCTTGGGATTGGTAACTGAGTTTCTTGTAGGAGGGATAGGCGAatggaattatttcattatgttTGAATCGTTGCCATCGTTACGTTGATCTACGATTAAATGGTTTATCAAATGACTGCAAATTGGGGGCGATTACATGGGTATTATGTATAGTTCCGGGTGAAGCGATTTTCAGGATTGAAAAATGCGAACAGAAGAGATTGAGCTTCTCTTAGAAATTTTGTAAATGTGGGAAATTTACAGTTTTAGATATTAGTATTTTCcttttcatttctatttttgatAAAACATAAATTATGCTTGAATTTATGTGTGGCCGTATTTATATTTTGTATTATATAATatctaatgaaatttcatggccAAGACGGAGACATAGGTCGGGATATcggtaatttattttattttagatttttaaattatgaaatattttacagaacacagagagaaaaattctgtagAAATTACCGTGTGGTTTGGTAATCGTCTTTTATTTTGGTCGTTCGGGAAACTTAATGaactattaaataattttttctaagcGGCTTGACAGGGAAATCAATGGTCCCTTATAAAAAATGCTTATTGACAATCAATGATTTCAATAGCCCGTCATTTAATGAATTCCATCAACATCTCGTTAGCTATTCGTACAGGTGACGATACACCCAATCGATAATCAGCGCGAGCTGTCGCCAACGTAACTCGCCACCACAATTATGTTACACCATATTGGATTATGCGTCGCTTCCCGTCGATATTGTATATCACACTGTGTGGTCTCGACGAGAATTATAATCATTGTCAGTGCACTCTTATCCAGCGCTGTAAAAATTGATGTTTGTTGTTTGCACAAGAAGCCATGTCATAAACACCTCAGGATAAGAATTTATGGAGCAAACACTAGGGAGTATTTTCGCaggaaaaaatgcaaatttttccatcaacaTACGGGATATATAGTTTCGCTTAAAAATTATGGTAATTTCATTATtggaaattccaaattttatggaataatcACAGGAAATTGTGAAGCTCAggtgaatgatttttattttttgatcactgaaaattaaaattcagtcaaattattctttaaaaatatctaaaaatctaaaattcaaCGTTTCCCCTCAGAATAAAGCCCGTCATCGCCCCTcgaaaataacaatttatcacctaaaattttcatttcactccCAACCCCGTATTCATAAAACACCCAGTTTATTCATTCCAAACAAAGCGAGGAAAATTCGCCTGGCTCCCCTCAAAGATTCCATCAATTTACCAACCTCACCAGAAATTACACAGCTGATTAATTCATCCAGCACAGAATATCCCTCAATATCGAAAGAAATATCGTACATCTCCTGCCACACAACAATCCTAACGCCCTGATTACTGAACTGAAAACAcaaagccaaaaaaaatggtaaaaagaATTCAGACCGCGGTAGATTGCTCAACGCAGCTCTTGAGCGACCGGTAATTGACGTCGATTCGCTGCAGTGAATCC of Diachasmimorpha longicaudata isolate KC_UGA_2023 chromosome 3, iyDiaLong2, whole genome shotgun sequence contains these proteins:
- the LOC135160757 gene encoding uncharacterized protein LOC135160757 isoform X2; this translates as MAFSWVEGGGRPGVKGQVNQCMTRRIEGHFQVRVLKFTVTLDGEQALRQIDASGISPMAWEIFSEDIVGLNGKPIISGHACVRNSPFPAQNDAKLKPDFFLPEVNHRDVNKTVGKLKIRGSS
- the LOC135160757 gene encoding uncharacterized protein LOC135160757 isoform X1, with amino-acid sequence MAFSWVEGGGRPGVKGQVNQCMTRRIEGHFQVRVLKFTVTLDGEQALRQIDASGISPMAWFSNQGVRIVVWQEMYDISFDIEGYSVLDELISCVISGEVGKLMESLRGARRIFLALFGMNKLGVL